Proteins from a genomic interval of Desulfovibrio desulfuricans:
- the fusA gene encoding elongation factor G encodes MSRTVAVNKQRNIGIMAHIDAGKTTTTERILFYTGVNHKIGETHDGASTMDWMEQEQERGITITSAATTCFWKDCRVNIIDTPGHVDFTIEVERSLRVLDGAVCVFDAVAGVEPQSETVWRQADRYNVPRICFVNKMDRIGANFFRCVEMIHDRLGAKAVPLQLPIGSEDKFEGVVDLVRGHAIRFDKSSKGAEFSVEDVPADMKDLYDEKHHEMLEAVAEEDEALLEKYLGGETLSEEEIISCIRKATIARNIVPVLLGSAFRNMGVQPLLDAVVDYLPSPVDIPPMPGHIAGKPEEIVECHCDDKEPLAGLVFKLFSDPFIGHLSFFRIYSGFLESGMTVYNANTGKRERIGRILKMHANKREDVKWAGAGDIVALVGLKNASTGDTLCDEKREVILESLNIPDPVIEVAIEPKTKADRDALSAALNKLAKEDPSFRVKGDDETNQTLIAGMGELHLEIIVDRLTREFGVNANVGKPQVAYRETISKPAKSDLKYAKQSGGRGQYGHVVIDVEPNPGNGYQFVNAITGGVIPKEYIPAVDKGINDALKSGVLAGFPVVDVKVTLVFGSYHEVDSSEQAFYVAGSMAIKDGMRKATPVLLEPIMDVEVVTPEEYLGDVMGDLNGRRGRVQSMEARAGGAQSVRAQVPLSAMFGYATDLRSRTQGRATFTMQFDHYERVPQAIAEEIQKSRT; translated from the coding sequence GTGTCCCGCACCGTTGCTGTAAACAAACAGCGCAATATTGGCATTATGGCCCATATTGACGCAGGCAAGACTACCACCACCGAACGCATTCTTTTCTATACCGGCGTTAACCACAAGATCGGCGAAACGCACGACGGCGCCTCCACCATGGACTGGATGGAGCAGGAACAGGAACGCGGCATTACCATTACCTCTGCCGCCACCACCTGCTTCTGGAAGGACTGCCGCGTTAACATCATCGACACCCCCGGCCACGTGGACTTCACCATTGAAGTGGAACGTTCGCTGCGCGTGCTCGACGGTGCCGTGTGCGTGTTCGACGCTGTTGCCGGCGTGGAACCCCAGTCTGAAACCGTGTGGCGTCAGGCTGACCGCTACAATGTCCCCCGCATCTGCTTTGTGAACAAGATGGACCGTATCGGCGCCAACTTCTTCCGCTGCGTGGAGATGATTCACGACCGCCTTGGCGCCAAGGCCGTGCCGTTGCAGTTGCCCATCGGCAGCGAAGACAAATTTGAAGGCGTGGTGGATCTGGTGCGCGGGCATGCCATCCGTTTTGACAAAAGCTCCAAGGGCGCGGAATTCAGCGTTGAAGACGTGCCTGCCGACATGAAGGATCTTTACGACGAAAAGCATCACGAGATGCTGGAAGCCGTGGCCGAGGAAGACGAAGCCCTGCTCGAAAAGTACCTTGGCGGCGAGACCCTTTCCGAAGAAGAAATCATTTCCTGCATCCGCAAGGCCACCATTGCCCGCAACATCGTGCCGGTGCTGCTGGGTTCCGCCTTCCGCAACATGGGTGTGCAGCCCCTGCTGGACGCCGTGGTGGACTACCTGCCTTCTCCGGTGGACATCCCGCCCATGCCCGGCCACATTGCCGGCAAGCCCGAAGAAATTGTGGAATGCCATTGCGACGACAAGGAACCCCTTGCCGGTCTGGTGTTCAAGCTTTTCTCCGACCCCTTCATCGGTCACTTGTCCTTCTTCCGCATTTACTCCGGTTTCCTTGAATCCGGCATGACCGTGTACAACGCCAACACCGGCAAGCGCGAACGCATTGGCCGCATCCTGAAGATGCACGCCAACAAGCGTGAAGACGTGAAATGGGCTGGCGCTGGCGACATCGTGGCTCTGGTGGGTCTGAAAAACGCCTCCACCGGCGACACCCTGTGCGACGAAAAGCGCGAAGTCATTCTGGAATCGCTGAACATTCCTGATCCGGTTATCGAAGTTGCCATCGAGCCCAAGACCAAGGCCGACCGCGACGCTCTTTCCGCCGCTCTGAACAAGCTGGCCAAGGAAGACCCCTCGTTCCGCGTGAAGGGCGATGATGAAACCAACCAGACCCTGATCGCCGGCATGGGCGAACTGCATCTGGAAATCATCGTTGACCGCCTCACCCGCGAATTCGGCGTGAACGCCAACGTGGGCAAGCCCCAGGTTGCCTACCGCGAAACCATCTCCAAGCCTGCCAAGTCGGACCTCAAGTACGCCAAGCAGTCTGGTGGTCGCGGTCAGTACGGTCACGTTGTCATCGACGTTGAGCCCAACCCCGGCAACGGTTACCAGTTCGTAAACGCCATCACCGGCGGCGTCATTCCCAAGGAATACATCCCCGCTGTGGACAAGGGTATTAACGATGCCCTGAAGTCCGGTGTGCTCGCTGGCTTCCCCGTGGTGGACGTGAAGGTGACCCTGGTGTTCGGTTCGTACCACGAAGTCGACTCCTCGGAACAGGCCTTCTACGTGGCTGGCTCCATGGCCATCAAGGACGGCATGCGCAAGGCTACCCCTGTGCTGCTCGAACCCATCATGGACGTGGAAGTGGTTACCCCTGAAGAATACCTCGGCGACGTCATGGGCGACCTCAATGGCCGCCGTGGCCGCGTGCAGAGCATGGAAGCCCGCGCTGGCGGCGCGCAGAGCGTGCGCGCTCAGGTGCCGCTTTCCGCCATGTTCGGCTATGCCACTGACCTGCGTTCGCGCACTCAGGGCCGCGCCACCTTCACCATGCAGTTCGATCACTACGAACGCGTGCCCCAGGCCATTGCCGAAGAAATCCAGAAGAGCCGTACATAA
- the rpsG gene encoding 30S ribosomal protein S7, with amino-acid sequence MPRKGPIPKREVLPDPLYSSRLVTKFVNRLMFDGKKGAAEKIFYSSLETLAEKTGEEPMRAFEKALDNVKPHMEVKARRVGGATYQVPMEVRPERQVSLSIRWLINYARSRGEKGMTAKLSAELLDAFNGRGGAVKKREDTHRMADANKAFAHYRW; translated from the coding sequence ATGCCCCGTAAAGGTCCTATCCCGAAGAGGGAAGTGCTGCCCGATCCGTTGTACTCCAGCCGCCTTGTCACCAAGTTTGTGAACAGGCTTATGTTCGACGGCAAGAAGGGTGCAGCCGAAAAGATTTTCTACAGCTCCCTTGAGACCCTGGCTGAAAAGACGGGCGAAGAACCCATGCGCGCCTTTGAAAAGGCCCTGGACAACGTGAAGCCCCACATGGAAGTCAAGGCCCGCCGCGTTGGCGGCGCCACCTACCAGGTGCCCATGGAAGTGCGCCCGGAACGTCAGGTCTCCCTGTCGATCCGCTGGCTTATCAACTATGCCCGTTCGCGCGGTGAAAAAGGCATGACTGCCAAACTTTCCGCCGAACTGCTGGATGCTTTCAACGGTCGCGGCGGCGCGGTGAAAAAGCGTGAAGACACGCACCGCATGGCCGACGCGAACAAGGCTTTCGCTCACTACCGCTGGTAA
- the rpsL gene encoding 30S ribosomal protein S12, translating to MPTINQLIRIERKAVVKRKKTPALQACPQRRGVCTRVYTTTPKKPNSALRKVARVRLTNGIEVTAYIPGEGHNLQEHSVVIIRGGRVKDLPGVRYHIVRGTLDTSGVADRRKSRSKYGAKRPK from the coding sequence ATGCCCACGATTAACCAGCTTATCCGCATCGAGCGGAAGGCCGTGGTGAAGCGCAAGAAGACCCCCGCCCTGCAGGCTTGCCCGCAGCGCCGTGGCGTTTGCACCCGCGTTTACACCACCACCCCGAAAAAGCCTAACTCGGCTCTGCGTAAGGTCGCCCGTGTGCGCCTGACCAACGGTATCGAAGTTACGGCCTACATCCCCGGCGAAGGCCACAACCTTCAGGAACACTCCGTGGTCATCATCCGCGGCGGTCGTGTAAAAGACTTGCCCGGTGTCCGTTACCACATCGTGCGCGGTACCCTTGATACGTCCGGCGTGGCCGATCGTCGCAAGAGCCGTTCCAAGTACGGCGCCAAGCGTCCCAAGTAG
- a CDS encoding DMT family transporter translates to MAYVQLGAAILVEVGATACLKHSEGMSRLLPTLASLLGYGISFYLLSKVLNVVPMGISYGIWSGIGIVLVSLLGLLVFGQKLDLAACLGLGLIVLGVLVIHFFSGSMPH, encoded by the coding sequence ATGGCATATGTTCAGCTTGGAGCGGCCATTCTGGTCGAGGTGGGGGCTACAGCCTGCCTCAAGCATTCGGAGGGTATGAGCCGTCTTTTGCCCACCCTTGCTTCGCTGCTCGGCTACGGTATTTCATTCTACCTGCTTTCCAAGGTGCTCAATGTGGTGCCCATGGGCATATCATACGGCATCTGGAGCGGCATCGGCATTGTGCTGGTTTCGCTTCTGGGCTTGCTGGTTTTTGGGCAGAAGCTTGACCTTGCCGCCTGCCTTGGCCTCGGGCTGATTGTGCTTGGCGTGCTTGTCATACATTTTTTTTCAGGCTCCATGCCCCATTAA
- a CDS encoding valine--tRNA ligase, with protein MADTLPKGYEPHDVEARWRKHWEDDKTFTPDPDAPGEPYSIVIPPPNVTGALHIGHALNHTLIDVLCRHARQKGKNVLWVPGTDHAGIATQNVVERALAKEGKSRKDLGREAFIDRVWEWRDEYGHRILDQARALGDSVDWTRLRFTMDEGLSAAVRKVFVQLYNEGLIYKGDYIINWCSRCHTALADDEVEHEQSRGKLWKVRYQLADGSGHITIATTRPETIPGDTAICVHPEDERYTALIGKKAVVPVLGREIPIIADAYVDREFGTGALKVTPCHDHNDWMLGKKHDLVFLKAIDENGVMTAEAGAYAGLAKEECRTRIVADIEAAGQLEGIEEIDHAVGHCYRCHTVVEPHVSTQWFVAATKMAPAARDAVPGMTKIFPETWLKTYYHWLDNIRDWCISRQIWWGHRIPAWNCESCGELVVAEEAPAVCPKCGGALKQEEDVLDTWFSSALWPFSTMGWPEDTKDLRRWYPTSVLVTGFDILFFWVARMMMMGIHFMGEVPFKDVYLHALVRDASGRKMSKSTGNVIDPLEMIDKYGCDALRFTLTAFAAMGRDIRLSEERIEGYRHFVNKLWNAARFALMNLPEEAPAPVAPEAVPGLHHQWLLHRLEVVKQDMDKALADYRFNDAAQLGYKFLWNEFCDWYLELIKPDMQSEDPKRKAEAQYVLWLALRELLVLLHPIVPFVTAEIWAALPVAAGKKATDIARELYPAARPACQRPVEAGRMELIQGIIVAVRTIKAELGISPSHKVSLMLHPVDAAQAELLEASSQCMTTLARLETLTIGADVHAPKASASAVVEGCQVIVPLKGAVDLNGELARLDKEIAKLEKDVVGVNMKLSNESFVSRAPADVVARERERAEKLLDAKEKMQALRARFAEALNEE; from the coding sequence ATGGCGGATACGCTACCCAAGGGCTATGAGCCCCATGACGTTGAAGCCCGGTGGCGCAAGCACTGGGAAGATGACAAAACCTTTACGCCCGATCCGGACGCTCCCGGCGAGCCGTATTCCATTGTCATTCCGCCGCCCAACGTCACGGGCGCGCTGCACATAGGGCATGCGCTCAACCATACACTTATTGACGTGCTCTGCCGTCACGCCCGCCAGAAGGGCAAGAACGTGCTCTGGGTGCCCGGCACCGACCACGCGGGCATTGCCACCCAGAACGTGGTGGAACGCGCCCTTGCCAAGGAAGGCAAGAGCCGCAAGGATCTGGGCCGTGAAGCCTTTATCGACCGGGTGTGGGAATGGCGCGATGAATACGGCCACCGCATTCTTGATCAGGCGCGCGCCCTTGGCGATTCCGTGGACTGGACGCGTCTGCGCTTCACCATGGATGAAGGCCTCTCCGCCGCCGTGCGCAAGGTTTTTGTGCAGCTCTATAATGAAGGGCTGATCTACAAGGGCGACTACATCATCAACTGGTGCTCGCGCTGCCACACGGCTCTTGCCGATGACGAAGTGGAACACGAGCAGAGCCGGGGCAAGTTGTGGAAGGTGCGCTACCAACTGGCCGACGGCAGCGGGCATATCACCATTGCTACCACCCGGCCCGAGACCATCCCTGGCGATACCGCCATCTGCGTGCATCCCGAAGATGAGCGCTACACCGCCCTCATAGGCAAAAAGGCTGTGGTTCCCGTGCTTGGGCGCGAGATCCCCATTATCGCCGATGCCTATGTTGACCGCGAATTCGGCACAGGCGCGCTCAAGGTGACGCCCTGCCATGACCATAACGACTGGATGCTGGGGAAGAAGCACGACCTCGTTTTTCTCAAGGCCATTGACGAAAACGGCGTCATGACTGCCGAGGCCGGGGCCTATGCGGGCCTTGCCAAGGAAGAATGCCGCACCCGCATCGTGGCCGATATCGAAGCCGCCGGGCAGCTTGAGGGCATTGAGGAAATCGATCACGCCGTGGGCCATTGCTACCGTTGCCATACGGTGGTTGAACCGCACGTTTCCACGCAATGGTTTGTGGCCGCCACCAAGATGGCCCCTGCTGCGCGCGACGCCGTGCCCGGCATGACCAAGATTTTTCCCGAAACGTGGCTCAAGACCTACTATCACTGGCTTGATAACATCCGCGACTGGTGCATCAGCCGTCAGATATGGTGGGGACACCGCATTCCGGCATGGAACTGCGAATCGTGCGGCGAGCTGGTGGTGGCCGAAGAAGCCCCCGCAGTCTGCCCCAAGTGCGGCGGCGCGCTGAAGCAGGAAGAAGACGTGCTGGACACGTGGTTCTCCTCCGCCCTGTGGCCCTTCTCCACCATGGGCTGGCCTGAAGACACCAAGGATCTGCGCCGCTGGTACCCCACCTCGGTGCTGGTGACGGGCTTTGACATCCTGTTCTTCTGGGTGGCCCGCATGATGATGATGGGCATTCACTTTATGGGCGAAGTGCCGTTCAAGGACGTGTACCTGCATGCCCTGGTGCGCGATGCCTCTGGCCGCAAGATGTCCAAATCCACGGGCAATGTTATTGACCCGCTGGAAATGATCGACAAATACGGCTGCGATGCCCTGCGCTTTACCCTGACGGCCTTTGCCGCCATGGGGCGCGACATCCGCCTTTCCGAGGAGCGCATCGAGGGCTACCGCCACTTTGTGAACAAGCTCTGGAACGCGGCCCGCTTCGCCCTCATGAACCTGCCGGAAGAAGCCCCGGCCCCTGTGGCTCCCGAGGCTGTTCCCGGTCTGCACCACCAGTGGCTGCTGCACCGGCTTGAAGTGGTCAAGCAGGACATGGACAAGGCCCTGGCCGATTACCGCTTCAACGATGCGGCGCAGTTGGGTTACAAATTCCTGTGGAATGAATTCTGCGACTGGTATCTTGAGCTTATCAAGCCCGACATGCAGTCTGAAGACCCCAAACGCAAAGCCGAGGCCCAGTATGTGCTGTGGCTGGCCCTGCGCGAGCTGCTGGTGCTGCTGCATCCCATCGTCCCCTTTGTGACCGCAGAAATATGGGCCGCGCTGCCCGTGGCGGCTGGCAAAAAGGCCACAGATATCGCCCGCGAGCTGTATCCCGCAGCGCGCCCTGCCTGCCAGCGCCCGGTGGAAGCTGGTCGCATGGAGCTGATTCAGGGTATCATTGTGGCAGTGCGTACCATCAAGGCCGAGCTTGGCATCAGCCCCAGCCACAAGGTCAGCCTCATGCTGCACCCTGTGGACGCGGCTCAGGCCGAACTGCTCGAGGCCAGCAGTCAGTGCATGACCACCCTGGCGCGGCTTGAAACCCTCACCATCGGCGCGGATGTACACGCGCCCAAGGCTTCGGCCTCTGCGGTGGTGGAAGGCTGCCAGGTTATCGTGCCCCTCAAGGGCGCGGTTGATCTGAACGGCGAGCTTGCCCGTCTGGACAAGGAAATCGCCAAGCTTGAAAAAGACGTGGTGGGCGTGAACATGAAGCTGAGCAACGAGAGCTTTGTGAGCCGCGCCCCTGCGGACGTGGTGGCCCGCGAGCGCGAACGCGCCGAAAAACTGCTGGACGCCAAGGAAAAAATGCAGGCTCTGCGCGCCCGCTTTGCCGAGGCCCTGAACGAAGAATAA